In Bacillota bacterium, the DNA window CCTTTATCTATGTTATCTGCCTGATATACGAGATCATCAAGGCAAATATCAGCGTGGCCATCATTGTTCTCCATCCCAAATTGCCGATTTCACCGGGGATGATTATTTTGCGGGAGGAATTGAACCGGGACCTGACCAGGGTGCTTTATGCCAATTCAATCACGCTTACTCCCGGGACCATCACTGTTGAAATGGAAGACGATCGCCTGATGGTTCATGCGATCACCCGTGATGCAGCCGAGGGTATCCCGGATTGGTATCTTCATCGCATGATGAAAAAGATAGAAGGGGGCGGATAGAATGCTGGAGAAGTATCTCGCCGGGGTAGTAATTTTTCTGATAGCGATTGCCGTGCTGGCCCTTATTCGGGCGTTCTGGGGGCCTTCGGCGGTGGACCGTATCATTGCCATGAATATTATTACCACGGAAATCATCATGATCATCCTTATCTATGCCTATCTTCATCACAATATCAATTATATCGATGTAGGG includes these proteins:
- a CDS encoding Na+/H+ antiporter subunit E codes for the protein MTGQRKGLDYKGMIFMFILLLGFWLLMSLDYDWQHLLVGSLLSIFLVAFWNKLNREDAPHTKFVLKQWGWAFIYVICLIYEIIKANISVAIIVLHPKLPISPGMIILREELNRDLTRVLYANSITLTPGTITVEMEDDRLMVHAITRDAAEGIPDWYLHRMMKKIEGGG